One window from the genome of Bacillus weihaiensis encodes:
- a CDS encoding solute:sodium symporter family transporter, translated as MSVNGIWFTLLSCAVFMAIVAIVSYFKAKDSVNDSKGYFLAGRGLTGTFIAGSLLLTNLSAEQLIGLNGQAYRTNLSNMAWEVTAAFAIIIMALYLLPKYLGGNFTTLPEFLSKRFDEGVRQYTVILFMLGYILVTIPSMLYSGALAVLKLFDVPSLFGISYVQSVWVVIWIIGIIGAIYAIFGGLKAVAVSDTINGIGLLIVGILVPVLGFYALGDGNLLSGMKTIAVTDSEKLNSIGSSEDSVPFGTIFTGMIFANLFYWASNQYVIQRTLGAKNLAEGQKGVIFSGFYKLLIPLFMMIPGVIAFHLYGDSLKSVDLAYPTLIANVLPTYLSGFFLAVLLGAVFSSFNSLLNSAATMFALDIYKQKINRNADDRKLISVSKWFGTALALVSFFISPLLMYAPDGLWDLIRKFTGFFNIPIIAIVLVGVLSKKVPALAAKVVIIFHVFAYYMLVWGTNQLFDYTVPIHFIHIYAILFAIEVSMMIIIGYMKPLERPNPFKVSAEVDMVPWKYAIATSIILLSSVAITYVIFSPIGLAYTGGIVSQLFWPVVAGILVLTALLIFFSLKHWNMKYSQYLQSDNKTEKKQKKLKLSKNVDPAFMKIE; from the coding sequence ATGAGTGTTAATGGAATTTGGTTTACTTTGCTTTCATGTGCTGTCTTTATGGCGATTGTAGCAATTGTCTCGTATTTTAAGGCAAAAGACTCTGTGAACGATTCGAAAGGCTACTTTTTAGCTGGGAGAGGGTTGACCGGAACGTTTATTGCGGGTTCTTTACTACTCACCAACTTATCAGCCGAGCAGCTTATTGGCCTGAACGGACAAGCATATCGTACAAATCTCTCAAATATGGCTTGGGAAGTAACGGCAGCGTTTGCGATTATTATCATGGCACTTTATCTATTACCTAAATACTTAGGTGGTAACTTCACCACGCTACCAGAATTCTTAAGTAAACGATTTGATGAAGGTGTTAGGCAGTATACAGTTATTTTATTTATGTTAGGATACATACTTGTTACGATCCCCTCAATGCTCTATTCAGGAGCACTAGCAGTTCTTAAACTATTTGATGTACCATCGCTATTTGGTATTAGCTACGTGCAATCAGTTTGGGTAGTAATTTGGATTATCGGAATTATCGGAGCAATCTACGCGATCTTCGGTGGATTAAAAGCAGTTGCTGTTTCCGATACCATAAATGGAATCGGCTTACTGATTGTCGGGATTTTAGTTCCTGTTCTTGGTTTTTATGCTTTAGGAGACGGAAATCTTTTAAGTGGGATGAAAACCATAGCGGTTACGGATAGTGAAAAATTAAATAGTATCGGATCAAGTGAGGATTCAGTACCATTTGGTACCATTTTTACTGGAATGATCTTTGCAAATCTCTTTTATTGGGCTTCCAACCAATACGTAATCCAACGTACACTAGGGGCAAAGAATTTAGCGGAAGGACAAAAAGGGGTTATTTTTTCGGGTTTTTATAAGCTGTTAATTCCGTTATTTATGATGATTCCTGGTGTTATTGCATTTCACTTGTACGGAGATTCATTAAAATCAGTTGACTTAGCGTACCCAACATTAATTGCGAATGTGTTACCAACGTATTTGTCTGGTTTCTTCCTAGCGGTATTATTGGGAGCTGTTTTCAGCTCATTTAATTCATTATTAAACAGTGCAGCAACGATGTTTGCATTAGATATTTATAAGCAAAAAATAAACCGTAACGCAGATGATCGAAAATTAATATCCGTCAGCAAATGGTTTGGAACGGCATTAGCCCTCGTATCCTTTTTCATCTCACCATTACTTATGTATGCTCCAGACGGATTATGGGATCTTATTCGTAAATTCACAGGATTCTTCAATATTCCAATTATCGCGATTGTACTAGTCGGGGTTTTATCGAAAAAAGTACCAGCATTAGCTGCAAAAGTGGTTATCATCTTCCACGTCTTTGCCTACTACATGCTAGTTTGGGGAACAAATCAATTATTTGACTATACAGTACCAATTCACTTCATTCATATCTATGCGATTTTATTTGCGATAGAAGTAAGTATGATGATCATTATTGGCTACATGAAGCCATTAGAACGACCAAATCCATTCAAAGTATCAGCAGAGGTTGATATGGTTCCATGGAAATATGCGATTGCAACATCAATTATTCTACTATCAAGTGTAGCAATCACATATGTCATCTTCTCACCAATCGGACTCGCCTACACAGGTGGAATCGTATCACAATTATTCTGGCCAGTTGTTGCCGGAATTCTAGTCTTAACAGCATTACTCATCTTCTTCTCACTGAAGCACTGGAACATGAAGTACAGTCAGTACCTACAAAGCGACAACAAAACAGAGAAGAAACAGAAAAAACTCAAACTCAGTAAGAATGTGGACCCTGCATTTATGAAGATCGAGTAA
- a CDS encoding SWIM zinc finger family protein: protein MLGQELSKELVLGAGEQIKKILSPHREEDRNLVKKGLILFRQGSIYNVNTTSYTVNAKVQDVTSVQVQLDLEDFMMSTCTCPAENICRHQLATFLYVYASVDRVGTFVDLWKEEKSIDDVMKHVKKASSLLHPEKEYEDSSLASWIAFFDREYERFESQLVSQNQLFQSLFHHYYSALKKKAPKSPEMKQFFIVQASVTVFLKILQLIEETKPTDYMLQHIIYPYVDQLRDTIQTAIDEMKRYALPFALDPLLVDSVERFRDLLYTSKVYQYDRINLYQLLWIELLRRDKFISIEREWLEGYLDYETDYAIETEIALMHMNFLQSKDDEIFSRLQTLPPTALPLTFKWAEDIVKKKNWKRLTNWISFMMKQATTYKKSELSFEEKHYDISHMMRIIREYANATKDTAFYDRACKQMLPYTYAEYHDLLLEKEDFKTWLELQSLLGFSIYEIDSYLLKEIEKKEPGVLLPLYAKSVKEEISLKTRENYKMAVRYLKRMKAQYKKLKREEVWENYVQNLAEEHKRLRAFKEELKKGKLIHD from the coding sequence ATGCTTGGTCAGGAGCTTAGTAAAGAGCTTGTGCTTGGTGCTGGTGAACAAATTAAGAAGATACTTTCTCCGCATCGTGAAGAGGACCGCAATTTAGTGAAAAAAGGTCTTATTTTATTTCGTCAGGGCAGTATTTATAATGTGAACACAACCTCTTATACGGTCAACGCGAAAGTACAGGATGTGACAAGTGTTCAAGTTCAGCTTGATCTAGAGGATTTTATGATGAGCACCTGCACCTGTCCTGCTGAAAATATTTGTCGCCACCAGCTTGCTACTTTCTTATATGTATATGCAAGTGTGGACCGAGTCGGTACATTCGTAGACTTATGGAAGGAAGAAAAGTCAATAGACGATGTCATGAAGCATGTAAAAAAGGCGAGTTCTCTTCTCCATCCAGAAAAAGAATACGAAGACTCGTCACTTGCAAGCTGGATTGCTTTTTTTGATCGGGAATATGAACGATTTGAATCACAGCTTGTGTCGCAAAATCAACTTTTCCAAAGCCTTTTTCACCATTATTATTCTGCTTTGAAAAAGAAGGCACCTAAATCTCCTGAGATGAAGCAATTTTTTATCGTGCAAGCATCCGTTACCGTCTTTCTTAAAATACTACAGCTAATAGAAGAGACGAAGCCAACTGACTATATGTTACAACATATTATTTATCCATATGTTGATCAGCTTAGGGATACGATTCAAACGGCCATCGATGAAATGAAGCGTTATGCTCTTCCCTTTGCACTAGATCCATTGCTTGTAGATAGTGTTGAACGCTTCCGTGATCTCCTCTATACAAGTAAGGTGTATCAATATGATCGAATAAATCTGTACCAGCTTCTTTGGATTGAATTATTACGTCGCGATAAATTTATTTCCATTGAACGCGAGTGGCTTGAGGGCTATTTAGACTACGAAACGGACTATGCAATTGAAACGGAAATTGCGTTAATGCATATGAATTTTCTCCAATCAAAGGATGATGAGATTTTTTCTCGTCTCCAAACATTGCCGCCAACCGCTTTACCCCTGACCTTTAAGTGGGCAGAGGATATTGTAAAAAAGAAAAATTGGAAACGCCTAACGAACTGGATCTCGTTCATGATGAAGCAGGCCACAACGTATAAAAAAAGCGAGCTTTCCTTTGAAGAAAAGCACTATGATATCTCACATATGATGAGAATTATTCGAGAATATGCAAATGCGACAAAGGATACGGCTTTCTACGATCGGGCTTGTAAGCAGATGCTTCCATATACATACGCTGAATATCACGACCTTCTTCTAGAAAAAGAAGATTTCAAAACCTGGCTAGAGCTTCAATCTCTCTTAGGCTTTTCGATCTATGAAATTGACTCCTACCTTTTAAAGGAGATTGAGAAAAAAGAACCAGGTGTACTGCTTCCTCTTTATGCAAAATCCGTCAAGGAGGAAATTTCCTTAAAAACTCGTGAAAACTATAAAATGGCCGTTCGCTACTTAAAACGAATGAAGGCTCAATATAAAAAGCTAAAACGGGAAGAAGTCTGGGAAAATTATGTGCAAAACCTCGCAGAAGAGCATAAACGTTTACGCGCCTTTAAAGAAGAATTAAAGAAGGGAAAGCTCATTCATGATTAA